In the genome of Desulfuromonas sp. DDH964, one region contains:
- a CDS encoding methyl-accepting chemotaxis protein, whose protein sequence is MKIAAKLGLGFGLVVALLVVVSATAILQLRSVNRGYQDDVGTAYHAVDAAMQTQVDLLRALRNQKNFHETNELAYAEKAKEWLKTTEKDLVDLKQVVRGMGTEAQNQVDESAKVLSRYEENLDKFIKTTQFRGLTENDGVQGEFRNAAHALEAAFKKADKTELTVLYLQMRRHEKDFMLRGDSKYVDGVHNVGSALNQRLAASTLGAGQKGELEGLLNTYLMGFDKLVASDVELDNQLASMEILANQILELSEANDVAAGDYADKTSEAISLSASNSILLVWAVSILSALTAFIFAFFFARSISKPIAKGVALAEEIAKGDFSTRLNLQRADEIGQLSVSLDNMADSLARQADVAEEIAKGNLTVEVELASEKDQLGTALKNMVQILNDVLGQVSASTDNVSSGSQAMSAASEEMSQGASEQAAAAEEASSSIEQMTANIRQNADNALQTEKIAIKAAQDARDGGAAVAETTMAMKEIANKIMIIEEIARQTNLLALNAAIEAARAGEHGKGFAVVAAEVRKLAERSQVAAGEISTLSVSSVEVAEKAASLLDVIVPNIQKTAELVQEISAASKEQDSGAEQINKAIQQLDLVIQQNASASEEMASTAEELSSQAEQLQEMIAFFQVAGGGKMRVHKDASAGGKGKVKAQIAHLAGKAGAGKAQYLRPEEKKRVKGIALDLGSDGDALDDEFERF, encoded by the coding sequence ATGAAAATTGCTGCGAAATTGGGACTAGGATTCGGACTGGTCGTGGCGCTGCTGGTGGTCGTGTCGGCAACGGCGATCCTGCAGCTGCGTTCTGTGAATCGGGGTTACCAGGACGATGTTGGCACGGCCTATCACGCGGTCGATGCCGCCATGCAGACCCAGGTCGACCTGTTGCGCGCCCTGCGCAACCAGAAAAACTTTCATGAGACCAACGAGCTCGCCTATGCCGAGAAGGCCAAGGAGTGGTTAAAAACCACCGAAAAGGATCTGGTCGACCTCAAACAGGTGGTAAGGGGGATGGGAACCGAGGCGCAGAACCAGGTCGACGAGTCGGCCAAGGTTCTTTCCCGCTACGAAGAGAACCTGGACAAGTTCATCAAGACCACCCAGTTCCGGGGACTCACTGAAAATGACGGCGTCCAGGGGGAGTTCCGCAACGCCGCCCACGCCCTGGAGGCGGCGTTCAAGAAGGCCGACAAGACCGAACTGACGGTGCTCTACCTGCAGATGCGGCGCCACGAGAAGGACTTCATGCTGCGGGGGGACAGCAAGTACGTGGATGGGGTTCACAATGTCGGGAGCGCCTTGAACCAGCGGCTCGCCGCCTCGACCCTCGGCGCCGGACAGAAGGGCGAACTCGAAGGACTGCTCAATACCTACCTGATGGGGTTCGACAAGCTGGTAGCCAGCGATGTCGAGCTCGATAACCAGCTCGCGTCAATGGAGATCCTGGCCAACCAGATCCTGGAATTGTCCGAAGCCAACGATGTCGCTGCCGGTGACTACGCCGACAAGACCTCGGAGGCGATCTCCCTCTCCGCCAGCAACTCGATCCTGCTGGTCTGGGCTGTGAGCATCCTCAGCGCTCTGACAGCCTTTATCTTCGCCTTCTTCTTCGCCCGCTCCATCTCCAAGCCGATCGCCAAAGGGGTCGCCCTCGCCGAGGAGATCGCCAAGGGGGATTTCAGTACCCGCCTCAATCTGCAGCGAGCCGACGAGATCGGTCAGCTCTCGGTCTCCCTCGACAACATGGCCGACAGTCTGGCACGCCAGGCCGATGTCGCCGAGGAGATCGCCAAGGGGAATCTGACCGTCGAGGTCGAACTCGCCTCAGAGAAGGACCAGCTCGGAACCGCCCTGAAGAACATGGTGCAGATTCTCAACGATGTCCTTGGCCAGGTCAGCGCCTCCACCGACAACGTCTCATCGGGGAGCCAGGCGATGAGCGCCGCCTCCGAAGAGATGTCCCAAGGGGCGTCGGAGCAGGCCGCGGCCGCCGAAGAGGCCTCCAGCTCCATCGAACAGATGACCGCCAATATCCGCCAGAACGCCGACAACGCCTTGCAGACCGAGAAGATCGCCATCAAGGCCGCCCAGGATGCCCGTGATGGCGGCGCCGCGGTGGCCGAGACGACCATGGCGATGAAGGAGATCGCCAACAAGATCATGATCATCGAGGAGATCGCCCGCCAGACCAACCTGCTTGCCCTCAATGCGGCGATCGAGGCCGCCCGCGCCGGCGAGCACGGCAAGGGGTTCGCGGTGGTCGCCGCCGAGGTCCGCAAGCTGGCCGAACGCAGCCAGGTCGCGGCCGGCGAAATCAGCACCCTCTCGGTCTCCAGCGTCGAGGTGGCGGAGAAGGCGGCCAGCCTCCTTGACGTCATTGTTCCCAATATCCAGAAGACCGCCGAGTTGGTGCAGGAGATCAGCGCCGCCAGCAAGGAACAGGACTCGGGTGCCGAGCAGATCAACAAAGCGATCCAGCAGCTCGACCTCGTCATCCAGCAGAACGCCTCGGCCTCCGAGGAGATGGCCTCCACCGCCGAAGAGCTCTCGAGCCAGGCCGAGCAGTTGCAGGAGATGATCGCCTTCTTCCAGGTCGCCGGCGGTGGCAAGATGCGAGTCCACAAGGATGCGTCGGCCGGCGGCAAGGGGAAGGTCAAGGCCCAGATCGCCCACCTCGCCGGCAAGGCGGGCGCGGGGAAGGCCCAGTACCTGCGCCCGGAGGAGAAGAAACGGGTCAAAGGGATCGCCCTTGATCTCGGCAGCGACGGGGACGCCCTTGACGACGAATTCGAGCGGTTCTGA
- a CDS encoding STAS domain-containing protein, which yields MPESISNLEDNRVQLSVAGKIDLEGLTGLFEALRGALAGSAPVVLSIGSGDPGIPLLQLLCAAHRTAVAAKRTLAVEWQQPGEACKFLHESGFLRHVPCSCSTDGECLWREDRWT from the coding sequence ATGCCGGAGTCGATAAGCAACCTGGAAGACAATAGGGTGCAACTGAGTGTCGCAGGGAAGATCGATCTGGAGGGTCTGACGGGCCTTTTTGAAGCATTGCGTGGTGCCCTCGCCGGCTCGGCTCCGGTGGTCCTTTCCATTGGCAGCGGAGATCCGGGCATTCCCTTGCTGCAACTTCTCTGCGCCGCCCATCGTACCGCCGTGGCTGCAAAGCGGACTCTGGCGGTGGAATGGCAGCAGCCGGGGGAAGCCTGCAAATTTTTGCACGAATCGGGTTTTCTCCGCCATGTGCCCTGCTCCTGTAGTACCGATGGGGAGTGCCTCTGGCGGGAGGACCGTTGGACGTGA
- a CDS encoding chemotaxis protein CheW translates to MSGAATTSLQYLTFSLGDEVFAVDVTKAREVLDFTTVTRVPQTPRFMIGVINLRSSVVPVIDLRLKFGMAATERTVNTCIIVMDIVVDGDLLTVGALVDSVREVLEIGSDHIEPPPRIGTRLKTEFLKGMAGIDDHFVMLLDIDRVFSADELALVQAASEEAETVE, encoded by the coding sequence ATGTCTGGTGCAGCGACGACCAGTTTGCAATATCTGACCTTTTCCCTCGGTGACGAAGTCTTTGCCGTCGACGTCACCAAGGCCCGAGAGGTCCTCGATTTCACCACCGTAACCCGGGTGCCGCAGACCCCGCGCTTCATGATCGGGGTCATCAACCTGCGCAGCAGCGTGGTGCCGGTGATCGACCTGCGCCTCAAGTTCGGCATGGCGGCCACCGAACGCACCGTCAACACCTGCATCATCGTCATGGATATCGTCGTCGATGGCGATTTGCTCACCGTCGGCGCCCTGGTCGATTCGGTGCGGGAGGTGCTCGAAATCGGCAGCGACCACATCGAGCCGCCACCCCGGATCGGCACCCGGCTGAAGACCGAATTTCTCAAGGGGATGGCCGGCATCGACGATCATTTCGTGATGCTGCTCGATATCGACCGGGTCTTCTCTGCCGACGAACTGGCGCTGGTCCAGGCGGCGAGCGAAGAGGCGGAAACGGTGGAGTAG
- a CDS encoding chemotaxis protein CheA gives MKGAQSGVFIDEARELLEEVERGLLALEEAPDDPEQVATLFRALHTLKGSGAMFGFEAIAAVAHEMEALFELVRAARCSVSTELIDLALLALDHLKVLVAIAAGEEQEQPELAPLLGRIRSFCSRLGEATTAARPVSAGRVDGTTRTYRIRFYPPADIFQRGLNPLGFLRELYALGDCLAVVQTGEVPNLDALDPQRCYLFWDLILTTDASVDSIRDIFIFIEDGCRLSITLIDEDGWPENASEYKRLGEILVERGDLQPAELEQILQERKRLGESLVAAGMVDSGRVDSALAEQQRVQELRRKRHGSSSQSSLRVNSEKLDQLVNLVGELVTVQARLSQFVAHNDDPALVSIGEEVERLTWDLRDQILNIRMLPIGSTFGKFQRLARDLARELGKDVALVTAGAETELDKTVIERLDDPLVHLLRNAIDHGIESPERRLAAGKPAQGTVTLSATHAGAYVLIEVRDDGAGLDREAIRRRAVEQGLWSESGEYGDREFFTLIATPGFSTAGKVTSVSGRGVGMDAVRQAIEGLRGSVELSSRPGLGTTFTIRLPLTLAIIDGLLVNISGESYVFPMAMVEECVELHRAAAGKERRRNMATVRGELVPYVDLREHFNIHGEVPAIQQIVIADLDGQRIGFVVDYVVGEHQTVIKNLGRLYKEVRGISGATILGDGRVALIADLPALSEFAEAREKEQLERVG, from the coding sequence ATGAAAGGGGCACAGAGCGGGGTCTTTATCGACGAGGCCCGCGAGCTGCTGGAGGAGGTGGAACGCGGACTCCTCGCTCTCGAAGAGGCGCCGGACGATCCCGAGCAGGTCGCCACCCTCTTCCGGGCGCTGCATACCCTCAAGGGGTCGGGGGCGATGTTCGGTTTCGAGGCGATCGCCGCCGTTGCCCACGAGATGGAAGCCCTCTTCGAGCTGGTGCGCGCCGCCCGCTGCAGTGTCAGCACCGAACTGATCGACCTCGCCCTGCTCGCCCTCGATCATCTCAAGGTCCTGGTCGCCATTGCCGCCGGCGAGGAGCAGGAGCAACCGGAGCTGGCACCCCTGCTCGGCCGTATCCGCAGCTTCTGCAGCCGCCTCGGCGAGGCGACCACCGCCGCGCGCCCGGTTTCCGCCGGGAGGGTGGACGGCACTACCCGAACCTACCGGATTCGCTTTTATCCCCCGGCCGACATCTTCCAGCGCGGCCTCAACCCCCTCGGTTTCCTGCGCGAACTTTACGCTCTCGGCGACTGCCTCGCCGTGGTGCAGACCGGGGAGGTTCCCAACCTCGATGCCCTCGATCCCCAGCGCTGCTATCTCTTCTGGGACCTGATTCTCACCACCGATGCCAGCGTCGATTCCATCCGCGACATCTTCATCTTCATCGAAGATGGCTGTCGCCTTTCGATCACCCTGATCGACGAAGACGGCTGGCCGGAGAATGCTTCCGAGTACAAGCGCCTGGGTGAAATCCTCGTCGAGCGCGGTGATCTGCAGCCCGCCGAACTCGAGCAGATCCTGCAGGAACGCAAGCGGCTCGGCGAAAGCCTGGTGGCAGCCGGCATGGTCGACAGTGGCCGTGTCGATTCGGCCCTCGCCGAACAGCAGCGGGTCCAGGAGCTGCGTCGCAAACGGCATGGCAGTAGCTCCCAGAGCAGCCTGCGGGTCAACTCGGAAAAGCTCGACCAGCTGGTCAACCTGGTCGGTGAGCTGGTGACGGTTCAGGCCCGGCTCAGCCAGTTCGTGGCACACAACGATGATCCGGCGCTGGTCAGCATCGGCGAAGAGGTGGAGCGCCTGACCTGGGATCTGCGCGACCAGATTCTCAATATCCGCATGCTTCCCATCGGCAGCACCTTCGGCAAGTTCCAGCGCCTGGCGCGGGATCTGGCGCGGGAGCTCGGCAAGGATGTGGCTCTGGTCACCGCGGGCGCCGAGACCGAGCTCGACAAAACGGTGATCGAGCGCCTCGACGATCCCCTGGTTCACCTGCTGCGCAACGCCATCGACCATGGTATCGAAAGTCCGGAGCGCCGGCTGGCGGCCGGCAAGCCGGCCCAGGGGACGGTTACCCTGAGCGCCACCCATGCCGGGGCCTACGTACTGATCGAGGTCCGCGACGACGGCGCCGGTCTCGATCGTGAGGCGATCCGGCGGCGGGCGGTGGAGCAGGGGCTCTGGAGCGAGAGCGGTGAATACGGCGACCGGGAGTTCTTTACGCTCATCGCCACCCCCGGTTTCTCCACCGCCGGGAAGGTGACCAGTGTTTCCGGGCGCGGCGTCGGCATGGATGCGGTGCGCCAGGCGATCGAAGGGCTGCGCGGCAGCGTCGAACTGAGCAGCCGGCCGGGTCTCGGCACCACCTTCACCATCCGCCTGCCGCTCACCCTGGCGATCATCGACGGCCTGCTGGTCAACATCAGCGGCGAGTCCTACGTCTTCCCGATGGCGATGGTCGAGGAATGCGTCGAACTGCACCGCGCCGCCGCCGGCAAGGAGCGGCGCCGCAACATGGCGACGGTGCGGGGTGAGCTCGTCCCCTACGTCGATCTGCGCGAACACTTCAATATTCATGGCGAGGTGCCGGCGATCCAGCAGATCGTCATTGCCGACCTCGACGGGCAACGCATCGGCTTCGTCGTCGATTACGTGGTCGGCGAACACCAGACCGTGATCAAGAACCTCGGTCGACTCTACAAGGAGGTGCGCGGCATCTCCGGCGCGACGATCCTCGGTGACGGGCGGGTGGCATTGATCGCCGATCTGCCGGCGCTGAGCGAGTTTGCCGAGGCGCGGGAGAAGGAACAGCTGGAACGGGTTGGTTGA
- a CDS encoding response regulator, translating to MSKKIMIVEDSASIRALIAATLNNEGYDVLEAEDGEDALTKLGGQQDGVDMMITDLNMPRMDGINLIERFRKIPGCRFIPVVMLTTESQEEKRRQGKAAGASAWLTKPFKPEQLLGLVRMVLV from the coding sequence ATGAGCAAGAAAATCATGATCGTAGAAGATTCGGCAAGCATTCGGGCATTGATAGCCGCGACCCTGAACAATGAAGGGTATGACGTCCTCGAAGCCGAGGATGGGGAAGACGCCCTGACCAAGCTGGGCGGGCAGCAGGATGGGGTCGACATGATGATTACCGACCTCAACATGCCCCGCATGGACGGCATCAATCTGATCGAGAGGTTCCGCAAGATTCCGGGCTGTCGTTTTATCCCGGTGGTGATGCTGACCACCGAATCGCAGGAAGAAAAGCGTCGCCAGGGGAAGGCCGCCGGGGCATCGGCCTGGCTGACCAAACCCTTCAAACCGGAACAGCTCCTCGGTCTGGTGCGCATGGTCCTGGTATGA